CATGATATTGACTGTGAAGTACAAATGGATCTATTTTCTTTTATAACATTATCTTATAATATAATCAAGTTTATTTGATTGAAAACAGATACTTAAGGAATAATTGAGAACTAATTTTAAGTTTAATATATTGCATAAAACCGTTTTCTGTTATGTTAAAGTTTACGTAGATGTGTGTACCTATTATTATGATCAAGTGTGTACTTTAATTGCATTTAATGAATTAAGAGGCTGACAACTTGTTAACAGGCAACATTTTCTGACCGTAGGGTCATCATACTAGCAATTAAAGTACATGCAATATTTCCTTGTAGGTCAAGATGTCTATGTCAGAAGCCTTGCACCACATACTTTCAGGCTGGAGTCGGAATGCTTGGATTATATGCATGATCAACCTTTGGGAATAGGTTCTCCACTTATTCTAACATCTTAATGACTCTGATTTACAGCACTCATTTAATCTAATGATGATTGCAAAGTATGCGTGTTATTTCGGACATCTAAAATCGAACTAGGGCAAAGTTTATTTCTATGGATATTAAAGCATTAGCTACTCTCTTCCGCGGCAAAATACTTGGCATATGGATACTTGGAGAAAACTCTTGTGATCAGGGGCTGGTATAACGCGGCAAAAGCTTTCTCGATTGTCTCCTTCGTCTCACTAAAGATGGCGGCCCCGTTCTCGTTTAGGAATGTGTTCATTGTGTCGCCCAGGATCTTGTCACCGTTAAAGAGATTGCTAAAGTGATAGTGTTGGCTCTTTGGTTTCAAGTAATACTGCAAATCGGTGGCTTCCATGTAAATCTCTCCATTCTTTTCCACCGGCTTGCCGGTGAAAGTGACTTTCAAATCCGTTCCAACTGTAGAACATAGAaaaataaattgaatttaGTGAAGATCTTACGGGGAAACATTCGTCTAAACTTACTCAACGTCATGTTGCTGTGGCCGGAGCCGCTTATAGGCAGGACCAGGACCTGGCCCTTGATGGAGTATTCACCCACCAGGGAGTACACCTTAGAGGTCATTATCATTTCGTGTTTCGTGGCGATTTCCTTGCCGAATCCTCTGTGTAAAGGGTTtataaatgtacatatgtgaaGTCTTTTTGCCTCGTTTTGGAACGTTTTTGAGAACTTACCTGATCTTTTTGAAGCGCAGATACTTATTGCCAAACAGTTTGTTGTTCGTAAACGTAAGATCTATCCTCACTGGGCTCCTATCGTCGCCCTGCTTGAGGACCATCCTATCCACCGCCAAAGGATCCAGCTGGACCAGGTTCAGGCTGTCATCCCCTTCGGTTGCCTTCTCCGTTATTAGCCTGTTGCAAAACTTCACAAAACATTCTGTGTCTCCGTATTTGCACGGCTTCGGATCATTGGCTGGGGGCGAATCGAGAGTGTTAGTGTATCTATAAGGCTGAGTCCCGGCAATTCATTCTTACGGAAATCGGCCTGCACGGCCATTGCCAGGCACAGGACGAGGGGGAGAACGATACGCGACATGTTGACACGGCTTTAGAATGCAAAAACTACTGACTTTTTACCGGCATTTCGTTTACTATTTATAGTGGCGCGCGCCAATTGCACTCCACGCAACTCCCCCCCCGTCCCATTTATCAatataaaattgtgaaatgcGATGCAATGTGGCGCTGTTGCTGCCGATCTGGCGAACTCGTTTGGGATCGGTTCCAATCGATCGCATCATAGGTTAGGCTTGGCCTAAATCCATATTTAAATTAGTTGCACTATTAGTTAATTAGTGGAATGTGTTTACATTGTATCATTtacatgtgtatgtgtgtcaGCGCAATTGCAACTGAGATTTATTGCTTTATTTGTTTCTAGTTTAGCTGCTGTTATTGGATTCCCTTGCGTCGGGAGTAATTTTAATTGATTTCTCATTTAATGTAACATGTAAACACACGAGGTATAATTAAATATTGTTTTTACTATTTCGAAACAATAGTCAAGACAAAAGCTGCGCGATCGATACA
This region of Drosophila miranda strain MSH22 chromosome 2, D.miranda_PacBio2.1, whole genome shotgun sequence genomic DNA includes:
- the LOC108157483 gene encoding protein takeout, encoding MSRIVLPLVLCLAMAVQADFPNDPKPCKYGDTECFVKFCNRLITEKATEGDDSLNLVQLDPLAVDRMVLKQGDDRSPVRIDLTFTNNKLFGNKYLRFKKIRGFGKEIATKHEMIMTSKVYSLVGEYSIKGQVLVLPISGSGHSNMTLIGTDLKVTFTGKPVEKNGEIYMEATDLQYYLKPKSQHYHFSNLFNGDKILGDTMNTFLNENGAAIFSETKETIEKAFAALYQPLITRVFSKYPYAKYFAAEESS